In one window of Pseudoalteromonas espejiana DSM 9414 DNA:
- a CDS encoding nitroreductase family protein, producing the protein MTHPIISDLEKRYTTKRYTTKRIPQDDLDVVYEAMRLSPSSINSQPWKFVVIESDEAKERMHTTFANNFQFNQPHIKTASHVILFAYNPKYTREDYAQVIDADIQNGRTQSENREQAFGAFAFVDMNTDEQGNNAMWTKAQTYIALGNTMHAAARLGIDSTPMEGVDAQLIGEVFEQELDGYICDVALVLGYHDDAEDYNAKLPKSRLAKEQVIQVL; encoded by the coding sequence ATGACCCACCCAATTATTAGTGATTTAGAAAAACGTTACACAACTAAACGTTACACAACCAAGCGCATTCCTCAAGATGATCTAGACGTAGTATATGAAGCTATGCGTCTTTCTCCTTCATCAATTAACTCGCAGCCTTGGAAATTTGTTGTAATTGAATCAGATGAAGCTAAAGAGCGTATGCACACCACGTTTGCTAACAATTTTCAATTTAACCAGCCTCATATTAAAACAGCCTCTCACGTTATTTTATTTGCTTACAACCCTAAATATACACGCGAAGATTACGCACAAGTAATTGATGCAGATATACAAAATGGCCGTACACAAAGTGAAAACCGCGAACAAGCATTTGGTGCTTTTGCCTTTGTTGATATGAATACCGATGAGCAAGGTAACAATGCAATGTGGACCAAAGCGCAAACTTACATTGCCCTTGGTAACACTATGCACGCTGCAGCCCGTTTAGGTATTGATTCAACGCCAATGGAAGGTGTAGATGCACAGCTTATTGGTGAAGTTTTTGAACAAGAGCTGGATGGCTATATTTGTGACGTAGCGCTGGTACTTGGCTACCACGATGACGCCGAAGATTATAACGCTAAGTTACCTAAATCACGCTTAGCAAAAGAGCAAGTTATTCAGGTTTTATAA
- a CDS encoding class I SAM-dependent methyltransferase produces the protein MWDERYNTQQYAYGKEPNDFLAQQYQQLPKGNVISLAEGEGRNAVFLAKMGYSVTAVDGSKVGLEKAAKLAKEHNVNIELIHADLAEFDFGEAKWDAVVSIYCPLPSAVRSAVYKRAVKGLKPGGVFLLEAYTPEQVNYNTGGGPDADTKTSKSDLEDDLTGLSFLHLEELKREVFEGSYHTGLASVLQAIAKK, from the coding sequence ATGTGGGATGAAAGGTATAACACTCAGCAATACGCTTATGGCAAAGAGCCAAACGATTTTTTAGCCCAGCAATATCAACAATTACCTAAAGGCAACGTTATAAGCTTGGCCGAGGGTGAAGGGCGAAATGCCGTGTTTTTAGCAAAAATGGGTTACAGCGTTACCGCCGTTGATGGCTCTAAAGTAGGGCTTGAAAAAGCGGCAAAGCTTGCCAAAGAGCACAATGTAAACATTGAGCTTATACATGCCGATTTAGCAGAGTTTGATTTTGGCGAGGCAAAATGGGATGCGGTGGTCTCTATATATTGCCCTTTACCGAGCGCAGTACGTTCAGCGGTATATAAACGCGCTGTAAAAGGTTTAAAGCCAGGTGGGGTATTTTTACTTGAGGCCTATACGCCTGAGCAAGTAAATTATAATACTGGAGGCGGCCCAGATGCAGATACTAAGACCTCAAAAAGCGATTTAGAAGATGACTTAACAGGGCTTAGCTTTTTACATTTAGAAGAATTAAAGCGAGAAGTGTTTGAGGGCTCATACCACACAGGTTTAGCATCGGTCTTGCAAGCTATTGCTAAAAAATAA
- the grxB gene encoding glutaredoxin 2: MKLYTYSHCPFCSRVTYVAGKLGIKLEEVVLDYDDTETPTKLIGKKMVPILEKDDGTVMSESNDIISLFIELAGANEAIKPTEGAIEWQGGSFAPLLQIGLPRWPLLGLKEFKTESSRIAWEDKKQTTDLNFVQLIEDTANIVLQVNEFLIGTEKQLNISNGKTSLSLVDSAIYYSILRGLYCEPTITWPEQLNLWMNYQALESGVPLVK, from the coding sequence ATGAAATTATATACCTACTCACATTGTCCTTTTTGCTCACGTGTAACCTATGTGGCAGGTAAATTAGGCATAAAGCTTGAAGAAGTTGTACTTGATTACGACGACACTGAAACGCCAACAAAACTAATTGGCAAAAAAATGGTACCTATTCTTGAAAAAGACGACGGCACTGTTATGAGTGAGAGCAACGATATAATTAGCCTGTTTATTGAACTCGCTGGCGCTAATGAGGCAATTAAGCCAACAGAGGGGGCGATTGAATGGCAAGGTGGCTCATTTGCGCCTTTACTGCAAATTGGTTTACCACGCTGGCCATTACTGGGTTTAAAAGAGTTTAAAACAGAATCTAGCCGTATCGCGTGGGAAGATAAAAAGCAAACGACTGATCTTAACTTTGTTCAATTAATTGAAGATACGGCCAACATAGTATTACAAGTAAACGAATTTTTAATTGGTACTGAAAAACAGCTAAATATAAGTAATGGTAAAACATCGTTGAGTTTGGTTGATAGCGCAATTTATTACTCTATTTTACGTGGCTTATATTGCGAGCCAACCATTACATGGCCAGAGCAATTAAACCTGTGGATGAACTATCAGGCGCTTGAATCAGGTGTGCCACTAGTTAAGTAA
- a CDS encoding L-dopachrome tautomerase-related protein, which translates to MFLNKSKLGLSAIALLISAAASANNTVPAEVYAQTDGAIGGITYTQNKRFIFSYHPFYNPAVKVGELLKNGDVVPFPNAQMQNPYKSDGSLKNPANYLNWVLGVRADDRGNVWILDSGQAKPRITPKLVAWDAANNKLNKIIYLPSPISQAQSQLNDLAISSKYNTLVIADEGIADGGNGKQAALIVVNTQTGKSRRVLQGHESALPDYSMPIIIDEGTSEEKQLNAFIGADGIVLDNAQQWLYFAPLNKKYVYRIKMADIANEQLTDKQIGKRVEQYAQKPVNGGLSIDADDNLYLTIVGERTVGVIDAKTRKYRDYTYDENMIWPDGVSIGPDGYMYTGAAQLPLSAQLNNGNAQNKAPYYIFRFKPLAEGVIGR; encoded by the coding sequence ATGTTTTTAAATAAATCTAAATTAGGCCTAAGCGCTATTGCTTTATTAATAAGCGCTGCCGCGTCTGCAAATAACACAGTACCTGCTGAGGTTTACGCGCAAACAGATGGCGCAATAGGCGGTATAACGTATACGCAAAACAAGCGCTTTATTTTTAGCTATCACCCCTTTTATAACCCAGCAGTAAAAGTAGGGGAGCTTTTAAAAAATGGCGATGTAGTCCCATTTCCTAATGCGCAAATGCAAAACCCTTATAAAAGCGATGGCAGCTTAAAAAACCCGGCTAACTATTTAAACTGGGTTTTAGGTGTAAGGGCTGATGATAGAGGTAATGTGTGGATACTCGACTCAGGTCAGGCAAAGCCGCGTATTACACCTAAATTAGTAGCATGGGATGCTGCTAACAATAAGCTCAATAAAATTATTTATTTACCCAGCCCTATCTCGCAGGCTCAATCGCAACTTAACGATTTAGCTATATCAAGCAAATACAATACATTAGTGATTGCCGATGAAGGTATTGCTGATGGCGGTAACGGCAAGCAAGCCGCACTTATTGTTGTAAATACTCAAACAGGTAAAAGCCGACGTGTGCTGCAAGGTCACGAAAGCGCTTTGCCCGATTACTCAATGCCAATCATAATTGATGAAGGTACAAGTGAAGAAAAGCAGCTTAATGCCTTTATTGGTGCCGATGGCATAGTGCTTGATAACGCACAGCAATGGCTTTACTTTGCACCGCTTAATAAAAAATATGTTTACCGTATTAAAATGGCTGATATTGCTAACGAGCAATTAACTGATAAGCAAATAGGCAAGCGTGTAGAGCAATATGCACAAAAACCAGTAAACGGTGGTTTGAGTATAGATGCCGATGACAACTTGTATTTAACCATAGTGGGTGAGCGTACCGTGGGCGTTATTGATGCTAAAACACGAAAGTACCGTGATTACACGTACGATGAAAACATGATTTGGCCAGATGGTGTAAGTATTGGCCCAGATGGTTACATGTACACAGGCGCTGCGCAGTTACCGCTTTCGGCTCAACTAAATAACGGAAATGCTCAAAATAAAGCACCTTACTATATATTTAGGTTTAAACCCTTAGCCGAGGGCGTAATAGGACGCTAA
- a CDS encoding cupin domain-containing protein, with product MKISTLLLASSVLSASSFATKASLESQITPAPGMGVFANYNEHITNTPFLLNLDSQPKEQMGPYLSRQYFHGTQSTFVKWVAKKGGKVPLHKHPNEQVTWIISGEAKVFSGGKQYLMKAGDMMVIPANVPHEFHFTQDTVDIDFFAPVRQDWIDGTANYIVQK from the coding sequence ATGAAAATCAGCACACTCTTATTAGCAAGTTCTGTTTTAAGCGCCAGCTCTTTTGCGACAAAAGCCAGTCTTGAAAGCCAAATAACACCCGCGCCGGGCATGGGAGTATTTGCAAACTACAACGAACATATCACTAACACGCCGTTTCTGCTTAACCTTGATAGCCAGCCTAAAGAACAAATGGGTCCTTATTTATCGCGCCAGTATTTTCATGGAACGCAATCTACGTTTGTAAAATGGGTGGCTAAAAAGGGTGGAAAAGTACCATTGCATAAGCATCCTAATGAGCAGGTAACATGGATTATTTCTGGCGAGGCTAAGGTGTTTTCTGGCGGCAAACAATACCTTATGAAAGCAGGCGACATGATGGTCATTCCGGCCAATGTACCGCACGAATTTCACTTTACACAAGATACCGTAGACATCGACTTTTTTGCCCCAGTTCGCCAAGACTGGATAGACGGCACTGCAAATTACATTGTACAAAAGTAA